In Ostrea edulis chromosome 10, xbOstEdul1.1, whole genome shotgun sequence, one genomic interval encodes:
- the LOC125666607 gene encoding uncharacterized protein LOC125666607, whose protein sequence is MEYGHFRIILLSGLIYFIQSTNGFLPTKCTGSDVIICYNQTYIDPKSFPSSMVELQVSSSDIGNLRKRLLQDLVKNSPDLKTFKITTSSIRYIHTCSLSSVSNMSQILIQDSRVDTIVHNAFSDLKYIQNIEFINVDIKEISKLAFHGVQGVGRFIMDGMRVGTMRYASFAELKDVKELLLTNSYIQLMEQQPIVNQKSISSLVIRGNTINSTLCGFDSLLQTFTNNNITCNTDTDIRLMSAGNNKCFRNLKNSCPPVKDPNVVKHSYGCRGNTLDEGIPPVSEDEIFDRKKTTTPSNSGSSTFRVSMVGFYIFWSYLT, encoded by the exons ATG GAGTACGGACATTTTCGAATAATATTGTTATCCGGATTGATTTATTTCATCCAAAGTACTAATGGGTTTCTTCCGACAAAATGCACCGGAAGTGATGTAATCATCTGCTACAATCAAACCTATATAGACCCCAAGAGTTTTCCTTCCTCCATGGTAGAACTTCAAGTTTCATCATCGGATATTGGGAATTTGCGGAAAAGACTACTACAAGACCTTGTCAAAAATTCTCCTGACTTGAAAACCTTTAAAATTACAACGTCATCTATTAGATATATTCACACCTGTTCATTGTCGTCTGTTTCTAACATGAGTCAAATATTGATACAGGATTCCCGCGTTGACACAATTGTTCACAATGCGTTTTCTGACTTGAAATATATTCAGAATATTGAATTCATCAATGTTGATATCAAAGAAATTTCAAAGTTAGCTTTTCATGGAGTCCAGGGAGTCGGACGGTTTATAATGGATGGAATGAGGGTGGGGACTATGAGGTATGCTTCCTTTGCTGAGCttaaagatgttaaagaacTACTATTGACAAACTCTTACATTCAGTTGATGGAACAACAGCCCATTGTGAATCAGAAGTCGATTTCATCCCTCGTGATCCGTGGGAATACAATAAATTCAACACTCTGTGGTTTTGATTCACTTCTTCAGACATTCACTAATAATAATATTACGTGCAATACTGACACAGATATTAGACTGATGTCTGCAGGAAACAACAAGTGCTTTCGGAACTTAAAGAACAGTTGCCCGCCAGTGAAAGATCCCAATGTCGTGAAACACAGCTACGGCTGCCGAGGCAATACACTAGATGAAGGTATCCCACCTGTGTCAGAAGATGAAATCTTTGACAGAAAAAAAACGACAACCCCTAGCAATTCCGGATCTAGTACTTTCAGAGTATCTATGGTTGGATTTTATATCTTCTGGTCATATCTTACCTGA